The following are encoded together in the Cerasicoccus sp. TK19100 genome:
- a CDS encoding AraC family transcriptional regulator yields MPQISHSRKLRERLHLDRSLKGKSWLYQAERPFAPKPSHIHVELELNLCIAGQGEYLSEGRLIPLKPGGLIWLFPEQDHAMHRATPDFQMWIAIFRPSLLRQTCRQPENRPLLSAHRPATHQTVAHLLPTETQALVNLFSEIETLADAGQFDRSNAALPLLLLDAWQHTQSASAQQPAEDALHPAVFRAAMQINDDPTIESLTSLSAHAGLSYEHLSRIFSQQLGQTMSAYRNEQRLRRFATLIEGERFNLTEAALEAGFGSYTQCFRVLRDQWGLSPSQLKASPRNRHKKAAD; encoded by the coding sequence ATGCCGCAAATCAGCCATTCCAGAAAGCTCAGGGAACGCCTGCACCTGGACCGCTCTTTGAAAGGCAAAAGCTGGCTCTACCAGGCCGAGCGTCCATTTGCGCCGAAACCATCCCACATCCATGTCGAGTTGGAGCTAAACCTCTGCATTGCCGGCCAAGGCGAGTACCTGAGCGAGGGACGACTGATCCCCTTGAAACCTGGCGGGTTGATTTGGCTGTTCCCCGAGCAAGACCACGCCATGCACCGGGCAACTCCAGACTTCCAAATGTGGATTGCCATCTTTCGCCCCAGCCTTTTACGGCAAACCTGCCGACAGCCCGAGAACCGGCCATTGCTCAGCGCACATCGCCCGGCAACGCATCAGACCGTCGCCCACCTGCTGCCCACCGAAACACAGGCATTGGTCAACCTATTCTCGGAAATCGAAACTCTAGCCGACGCCGGTCAATTCGATCGCAGTAACGCCGCCCTGCCCTTGCTCTTACTCGATGCCTGGCAACACACGCAAAGCGCAAGCGCCCAACAGCCAGCCGAGGATGCTCTGCACCCCGCCGTCTTCCGCGCTGCCATGCAGATCAATGACGACCCGACCATCGAGTCGCTGACTTCGCTATCCGCCCATGCCGGACTCTCCTACGAGCATCTGAGCCGAATCTTTTCACAGCAACTGGGCCAGACCATGAGCGCCTACCGCAATGAGCAACGCCTTCGCCGCTTCGCGACCCTCATTGAGGGCGAGCGTTTTAATCTGACCGAAGCCGCACTGGAGGCCGGCTTTGGCAGCTACACCCAATGCTTTCGCGTGCTGCGGGATCAATGGGGACTGTCGCCATCCCAGCTCAAAGCAAGCCCGCGCAATCGACACAAAAAAGCCGCTGACTAA
- a CDS encoding phytanoyl-CoA dioxygenase family protein — MNTSPVSEPSQTKLNRLTYDQVTQYYDEGYCVLENALSESQLELLRSRCMHMIDQYDAEMDRRGVTEMSLHRKGARYFTGHPSLIYPELYDFIFSEVMLDSLRKILGPDVYIAHEQYVVKMAASDSTFAWHQDSGYVGREHDPYVTCWIALDDVHEDNGPVFLLPFSEYPESREIIPHEIVKTPNGGHERVGYHGDKTGLCMTCKAGSIVFFTSRTFHCSGANKSNDMRRVYLIQYGKEPLNRDECALRHGRPVGERKPDPDFLRREFERMKHELKD; from the coding sequence ATGAATACCTCACCCGTTTCCGAGCCAAGCCAGACCAAGCTTAATCGCCTCACTTATGATCAAGTTACGCAATACTACGACGAGGGCTATTGCGTGCTGGAAAACGCCTTGAGCGAGTCGCAACTGGAGCTGTTGCGCAGCCGGTGCATGCATATGATCGACCAGTATGACGCGGAGATGGATCGGCGCGGCGTTACCGAAATGAGCCTCCACCGGAAAGGGGCGCGCTACTTTACCGGGCATCCCTCGCTGATCTATCCGGAGCTCTACGATTTCATTTTTTCTGAGGTGATGCTGGATAGTTTGCGAAAGATTTTGGGCCCGGATGTCTACATTGCCCATGAGCAATACGTGGTGAAAATGGCGGCATCGGACAGCACCTTCGCCTGGCATCAGGACAGCGGTTACGTCGGCCGCGAGCACGACCCGTATGTGACTTGCTGGATTGCTTTGGACGATGTGCATGAGGACAACGGGCCAGTATTTTTACTGCCGTTCTCCGAGTATCCGGAGTCGCGTGAAATCATCCCGCACGAGATCGTAAAAACGCCCAATGGCGGTCATGAGCGGGTGGGTTATCATGGAGATAAAACCGGGCTTTGCATGACCTGTAAGGCTGGCTCAATTGTGTTTTTCACCAGTCGCACATTCCACTGCAGCGGTGCGAATAAGAGCAATGACATGCGCCGCGTTTACCTGATCCAATACGGCAAAGAACCGCTGAACCGCGATGAGTGCGCCCTGCGACATGGTCGGCCGGTGGGCGAGCGCAAGCCCGATCCGGATTTCCTGCGTCGTGAGTTTGAGCGCATGAAGCACGAGCTGAAAGACTGA